From the genome of Vicia villosa cultivar HV-30 ecotype Madison, WI linkage group LG2, Vvil1.0, whole genome shotgun sequence, one region includes:
- the LOC131649705 gene encoding serine/threonine-protein phosphatase 7 long form homolog yields MGFPVLVSLSRITPPWVVRRRGGAIDGMRQRGRQCREADGEGQQGAAPEVGPQHPSFPGGPTDTSLLVRYQRETTKANLKGCCTWQQINRMGSAMLPRQMNDWLVASGLSSLQHTSLARVDTHLLSAFVERWHPETSSFHMPFGEMTITLDDVSCLLHVPIRGELVDPDVVVTDYDAIHLAVELFGVSLSDATTEASTVRGQIT; encoded by the exons ATGGGGTTTCCGGTTCTTGTTTCCCTCAGCCGGATAACCCCCCCTTGGG tggTTCGAAGAAGAGGAGGTGCGATCGACGGAATGCGTCAAAGAGGAAGACAATGTCGAGAGGCTGATGGCGAGGGACAGCAGGGAGCTGCACCCGAGGTTGGTCCGCAGCATCCGTCATTTCCCGGAGGACCTACTGATACATCTTTATTGGTTAGATATCAGA GAGAGACGACCAAAGCCAACCTTAAAGGTTGCTGCACATGGCAGCAAATTAATAGGATGGGTTCCGCCATGCTCCCAAGGCAGATGAATGATTGGCTAGTTGCATCTGGTCTGTCATCTTTGCAACATACTAGTTTGGCCAGGGTAGATACACATCTGTTATCTGCTTTTGTTGAGAGATGGCATCCTGAAACATCGTCATTTCATATGCCGTTCGGCGAGATGACCATCACGCTAGATGATGTTTCATGTCTTCTTCATGTACCGATTAGGGGCGAGCTGGTTGACCCCGATGTTGTTGTCACCGATTATGATGCTATCCATCTAGCTGTTGAGTTGTTTGGTGTTTCACTGAGTGATGCAACTACGGAGGCTTCTACTGTTAGGGGTCAAATTACTTAG